Proteins encoded together in one Chryseobacterium taklimakanense window:
- a CDS encoding DUF3575 domain-containing protein has product MIKNLLFAALLLSAVRFSAQENEHALYIKGNALLLPVLITNIGLEYQLSPKYTLQADGLISPWKSFSGNHAQVYMGHLEGRYYFKEAFNKWYVGANAGFGVFDLTKWNYADTNKFQRGFTFMFGATVGYQFQWKENWNIDLFLGGGSVQSQYHGYEDVPPNWIRYDGAAGWNKSGEFLPYRGGIMIAYKIK; this is encoded by the coding sequence ATGATTAAAAATCTGTTGTTTGCAGCACTGCTTTTATCTGCTGTGAGATTTTCAGCTCAGGAGAATGAACATGCGCTGTACATCAAGGGAAACGCCTTACTTCTTCCGGTTTTAATAACAAATATTGGTTTAGAATATCAGTTAAGCCCGAAGTATACATTACAGGCAGACGGACTTATTTCTCCCTGGAAATCTTTCAGCGGAAATCATGCACAGGTTTATATGGGGCATTTGGAAGGACGTTATTATTTCAAAGAAGCCTTTAACAAGTGGTATGTAGGTGCTAATGCCGGATTTGGAGTTTTTGATCTCACAAAATGGAATTATGCTGATACCAACAAGTTTCAGCGGGGCTTTACATTTATGTTTGGCGCAACGGTAGGATACCAGTTCCAGTGGAAAGAAAATTGGAATATTGACTTGTTTTTGGGCGGTGGAAGCGTGCAGTCGCAATATCACGGATATGAGGATGTGCCGCCAAACTGGATCCGCTATGACGGTGCTGCCGGCTGGAACAAGAGCGGGGAATTTCTCCCGTACCGTGGCGGAATTATGATTGCTTATAAAATTAAATAA
- a CDS encoding ABC transporter permease, translating to MNFPLYFSKKIAFSKDNKNNLSRIIIFIGRLSVALGIIVSLITVATGIGSKNAIKNRMADFGGAIQIKSQKSNSSYNSSVLSTENFQFKKIQELPDVAATQKFVTVSGIMRTEDNFAGIIFKGISSDFDHKRFEKFLVEGETPRVKEGVYNGNVVLSQKIANDLHKKVGDSIVTIFSKEDQKPLYRKFRISGIYKTDIKMIDDLFVIGGINHARKIQNFEKDQNGGYEIFLKDNDRIDSVFPVIEKLSGYKNYAEKVTDKYPQIVDWINIFDTNIALIITIMLVVVVINIIMVLLILIIERTNSIGMLKTLGANNRQIRAIFINYTLLIMIPGLVIGNVIGLGFLLIQKIFGIIKLNPENYYVSVVPVDLNPLYILSISLGILIISAIALVLPSYLISKISPVKAIKYN from the coding sequence TTGAACTTTCCTTTATATTTCTCTAAAAAGATTGCTTTTTCCAAAGATAACAAAAATAATCTCTCACGCATTATTATCTTTATTGGTCGGCTTTCTGTAGCGTTGGGCATCATCGTTTCGCTCATTACGGTAGCCACGGGAATCGGCTCAAAAAATGCAATCAAAAACCGGATGGCAGACTTTGGCGGAGCTATTCAAATCAAATCTCAGAAATCCAATTCATCCTACAACTCATCGGTTCTCAGCACAGAAAATTTTCAGTTTAAAAAAATTCAGGAACTTCCGGACGTTGCCGCCACGCAAAAGTTTGTAACCGTCAGCGGCATTATGCGTACCGAAGATAATTTTGCCGGAATCATTTTCAAGGGCATCAGCTCCGATTTTGACCACAAGCGTTTTGAGAAATTTTTGGTGGAAGGCGAAACACCCAGGGTGAAGGAAGGCGTTTACAATGGGAATGTGGTTCTTTCCCAGAAAATAGCCAATGATCTGCATAAAAAAGTGGGCGACAGCATCGTGACCATTTTTTCAAAGGAAGACCAGAAACCACTTTACAGAAAATTCAGAATCAGCGGGATTTATAAGACCGACATCAAGATGATCGACGATTTGTTCGTAATCGGCGGCATAAACCACGCCAGGAAAATCCAGAATTTTGAAAAAGACCAGAACGGCGGCTACGAAATTTTCCTTAAGGATAATGACAGGATTGATTCGGTTTTTCCGGTCATTGAGAAGCTTTCCGGCTATAAAAACTACGCAGAAAAAGTCACCGACAAATACCCGCAAATTGTGGACTGGATCAACATTTTTGATACCAATATCGCACTGATTATCACCATTATGCTCGTGGTGGTCGTGATCAATATTATCATGGTACTGTTGATCCTGATCATCGAGCGAACCAATTCGATCGGAATGCTGAAAACCCTTGGTGCAAATAACCGACAGATCCGTGCGATTTTCATCAACTATACCTTACTGATCATGATTCCCGGGTTGGTTATCGGCAATGTGATCGGGCTGGGTTTTCTTTTAATTCAAAAAATATTCGGAATCATTAAACTTAATCCCGAAAATTACTACGTAAGTGTGGTACCGGTTGATCTGAACCCGCTTTATATCCTTTCAATTTCATTGGGAATTTTAATTATTTCTGCAATAGCCCTGGTACTGCCAAGTTATCTGATCAGTAAAATTTCTCCTGTGAAAGCCATTAAATACAACTAA
- a CDS encoding exo-beta-N-acetylmuramidase NamZ family protein: MHLRFKNKNLVLICLIFLGAMISCKAQNNTETAEKDCFKTAADRTELYLPLLKDKTVTVVTNQTGLLKDKTHLVDFLVKNNIKIKSIFAPEHGFRGDADAGEHVKSGIDVKTGLPIVSLYGNNKKPTAGQLKGTDVILFDIQDVGVRFYTYISTLTYVMEAAAENNIEVIVLDRPNPHGGYIDGPVLKEQWKSFVGMHKVPVVYGLTIGEYGKMVNGEKWLKNGVTAKYTVVPMLGYHKLQRYGISERPSPNLPNEKSINLYPSLCFFEGTQVSVGRGTALPFQVYGSPWTKSFSYTFTPKPNYGAKDPFLNGKLCYGENLSNFPEDLRRLNLSWLLKAYKDYKNPQQNFFLTNLFFDKLAGSDDLRKQIMAGKTEEEIRRSWQKDLAEFEKIRAKYVMYEN, from the coding sequence ATGCATTTAAGGTTCAAAAATAAAAATTTAGTTCTGATTTGCCTAATTTTTTTGGGAGCAATGATAAGCTGCAAGGCACAAAACAATACTGAAACGGCAGAGAAAGACTGCTTTAAAACCGCTGCCGACCGGACAGAATTATACCTTCCGCTGCTGAAAGACAAAACTGTAACCGTAGTCACCAATCAAACGGGATTGCTGAAGGACAAAACACATCTTGTAGATTTTTTAGTTAAAAATAATATTAAAATTAAAAGCATTTTCGCACCGGAACACGGATTCCGTGGTGATGCAGACGCGGGCGAACACGTGAAAAGCGGCATTGATGTGAAAACCGGTTTACCCATCGTCTCTCTGTACGGCAACAACAAAAAACCAACTGCAGGGCAGCTGAAGGGAACGGACGTCATCCTTTTTGATATTCAGGATGTTGGCGTTAGATTTTACACCTATATTTCAACTTTAACTTACGTCATGGAGGCCGCTGCGGAAAACAATATAGAAGTTATAGTGCTGGACCGCCCAAATCCGCACGGCGGCTATATTGACGGCCCGGTTTTGAAGGAACAGTGGAAAAGTTTTGTAGGTATGCACAAAGTTCCGGTTGTTTATGGCCTCACTATCGGCGAATACGGAAAAATGGTCAATGGTGAAAAGTGGCTGAAAAATGGCGTAACTGCAAAATACACGGTTGTCCCAATGCTTGGCTATCACAAACTTCAGCGGTATGGAATTTCTGAGCGGCCGTCGCCCAATTTGCCAAATGAGAAATCGATTAATCTCTATCCTTCACTTTGCTTTTTTGAAGGAACGCAGGTTTCAGTCGGGCGCGGGACAGCTTTGCCTTTTCAGGTTTACGGCAGCCCGTGGACAAAATCTTTTAGCTATACATTTACTCCAAAACCAAATTACGGGGCAAAGGATCCTTTCCTGAACGGTAAACTTTGTTACGGTGAAAACCTTTCAAATTTCCCTGAGGATTTAAGAAGGCTGAATCTAAGCTGGCTGTTGAAGGCATACAAAGATTATAAAAATCCGCAGCAGAATTTCTTTTTAACCAATCTTTTCTTTGATAAACTGGCAGGAAGCGATGATCTGCGGAAACAAATCATGGCTGGGAAAACTGAAGAGGAAATAAGGCGCTCCTGGCAAAAAGATTTGGCAGAATTCGAGAAAATTCGCGCTAAATACGTGATGTACGAAAATTAA
- a CDS encoding response regulator, producing the protein MNFKSNLIFGLGLSLVLLFISSLASYISIKNLIENEQLLRASNNRILTLSETLSVVKDAETGQRGYLLTGDSRFLDPYSDSKRKINTQLEELDASFMDSPSQQKDLSDLKAQIQTRIQILEKNLNLKLQTGIVSTEKLHAGKQYMGEIRRIVSLMQKREEIILKSRTDTMKKFAGFTPWLIIISALLAIAITLIFFRKVLQDFNQKSELTQKLEEKNEETQNRLEAIEKVAGQISSGDYNILWDQNTEKTLGSVAEPLNNMAASLEKSFSLLEEKEWLSTSSSELNDLMIGEKSLQKLSGDILDYLTATTNSQVGAIYLQNSDGYLHLTGSYALARGQAKDIIVSGEGIAGQAFESRKPIVVDEIPDDDTTVSFATGYTKPRNLIALPISRYNIPLGVLELGTTHQYTPKQIEFLKSVAGNVGLALFSTQNRLRLQELLEETQAQSEELMIQQSELENINSELEAQSQKLLASEEELRVQQEELLQSNQELEERTSLLEEKNALIEQRNIDIQQKSLELEQSNKYKSEFLANMSHELRTPLNSILLLSKLMSESEDLDEQYIEYSEVIQNSGQGLLTLIDEILDLSKIEAGKMTLELNDLSLDEVITDMRMLFAPVAKEKNLEFKIETEPGTDKILYTDKLRLEQILRNLLSNAIKFTSQGSVTLNISKNIGEELITFKVTDTGIGIPADKIKMVFEAFQQADGSTQRKFGGTGLGLSISRELAKLLGGKIALKSTEGKGSEFSLTIPVKFSENAETRPEQPIAEPELPKITETEPQPQRFVSSHIPEPVEDDRDNIQPGDKVILIIEDDTSFAKILLNYARTKNYKAVVSVRGDTGIELAKELKPLAILLDIQLPVMDGWQVMEALKSDPETKPIPVHIMSSMKFKHESLLKGAVDFINKPFALEQMQEVFNTLEEAMNRSPKKVLIVEENEQHAKALSYFLSSNNISNNIATNVNQSIDSLKNQEVDCVILDMGVPDKNAYETLETIKQNKGLEKLPIIVFTGKNLSKGEETRIKKYADSIVVKTAHSYQRILDEAGLFLHLVEEKNKKKKDQASNGQDGELRNILKDKTVLVADDDVRNIFSLTKALEVQGMKVVPAMDGKEALNVLKTDPNIDIVLMDMMMPEMDGYETIREIRSNPKFKQLPVLAVTAKAMMGDREKCIAVGASDYISKPVDIDQLISLLRVWLYDTI; encoded by the coding sequence ATGAACTTTAAATCTAATTTAATATTTGGCCTTGGGCTTTCATTGGTCCTGCTCTTCATCAGTTCACTGGCATCTTATATCAGCATTAAGAATCTTATAGAAAACGAACAGCTGCTGCGTGCAAGCAACAACCGTATTCTCACACTTAGCGAAACTTTGTCAGTAGTGAAAGATGCTGAGACGGGACAGCGCGGCTATCTGCTCACCGGCGATTCCAGATTTTTGGATCCGTATTCCGATTCCAAAAGAAAAATTAATACCCAGCTTGAGGAACTTGATGCCAGTTTCATGGACTCTCCGTCTCAGCAAAAAGATCTTTCAGATTTAAAGGCCCAGATTCAGACCCGAATTCAGATCCTCGAAAAAAATTTGAATTTAAAATTACAGACCGGCATTGTAAGTACCGAAAAACTCCATGCAGGAAAGCAGTACATGGGCGAAATCAGGCGTATTGTATCTCTGATGCAAAAAAGGGAGGAAATCATACTGAAATCGAGGACTGATACGATGAAGAAATTTGCCGGCTTCACCCCTTGGCTTATTATTATCTCAGCACTATTAGCGATCGCGATCACATTGATCTTCTTCCGAAAAGTCCTTCAGGATTTCAATCAAAAATCAGAACTCACGCAAAAGCTTGAAGAAAAGAACGAGGAAACACAAAACAGACTTGAGGCGATCGAGAAAGTTGCAGGTCAGATTTCTTCCGGAGATTACAATATACTTTGGGATCAAAATACCGAAAAAACTTTAGGCTCGGTTGCAGAACCGTTAAACAACATGGCCGCTTCTCTAGAAAAGTCTTTCAGTTTGCTAGAAGAAAAAGAATGGCTCAGCACCTCATCTTCAGAACTGAATGATCTGATGATAGGCGAGAAAAGTTTGCAGAAACTTTCCGGCGATATCCTGGATTATCTAACGGCAACAACCAACAGTCAGGTTGGCGCCATTTATCTTCAGAATTCTGATGGGTACCTGCATCTTACAGGCAGTTATGCCCTTGCGAGAGGGCAAGCAAAGGATATCATCGTAAGCGGTGAAGGAATCGCAGGCCAGGCCTTTGAATCCAGAAAACCCATCGTGGTAGATGAAATTCCGGATGATGATACCACGGTAAGTTTTGCGACTGGCTACACAAAGCCCAGAAACCTCATCGCGCTGCCAATCAGCCGGTACAATATTCCGCTGGGCGTTCTGGAACTGGGCACTACACACCAGTATACTCCGAAGCAAATCGAATTCCTGAAATCCGTTGCAGGGAATGTGGGCTTGGCACTCTTCAGTACACAAAACAGGTTAAGGCTGCAGGAATTATTGGAAGAGACTCAGGCACAGTCAGAAGAACTGATGATTCAGCAAAGCGAACTGGAAAACATCAACTCCGAACTGGAAGCGCAGTCGCAAAAACTCCTGGCTTCAGAAGAAGAACTGCGCGTACAGCAGGAAGAGCTTCTGCAAAGCAATCAGGAACTGGAAGAGCGGACCTCACTGCTGGAAGAAAAAAATGCACTGATTGAACAGCGCAACATTGATATTCAGCAGAAATCCCTGGAACTGGAACAAAGCAATAAATACAAATCCGAGTTTTTGGCCAATATGTCCCACGAACTTCGTACGCCTCTCAATTCCATACTTCTCCTTTCAAAACTGATGAGTGAAAGTGAAGACTTGGACGAGCAGTATATTGAGTATTCTGAAGTGATACAGAATTCCGGGCAGGGCCTTCTTACTCTGATAGATGAGATTCTTGACCTTTCAAAAATCGAAGCCGGCAAGATGACTTTGGAACTTAATGATCTTTCTTTGGATGAAGTGATTACCGATATGCGGATGCTTTTTGCGCCGGTGGCTAAAGAGAAAAATCTTGAGTTTAAAATTGAAACTGAACCGGGAACCGACAAAATTCTTTACACCGATAAATTAAGACTTGAACAGATTTTGAGAAACCTCCTTTCCAATGCCATAAAATTCACTTCGCAGGGAAGCGTAACTCTGAACATTTCCAAAAATATCGGTGAGGAACTCATCACTTTTAAAGTAACAGACACGGGAATCGGAATTCCTGCGGATAAGATAAAGATGGTTTTTGAGGCATTTCAGCAGGCAGACGGTTCTACCCAAAGGAAATTCGGCGGTACCGGACTGGGATTATCGATCAGCCGGGAGCTGGCAAAACTTCTCGGCGGTAAAATCGCACTGAAAAGTACTGAAGGAAAAGGCAGTGAATTCAGTCTCACTATTCCGGTAAAGTTTAGCGAAAATGCGGAAACGCGGCCGGAACAGCCAATAGCCGAACCCGAACTTCCAAAAATTACCGAAACAGAACCTCAGCCGCAACGGTTTGTTTCGAGCCATATCCCTGAACCCGTGGAGGATGACCGCGACAATATCCAGCCGGGCGACAAGGTTATTTTAATCATTGAAGATGACACTTCATTTGCCAAAATTCTTCTCAATTATGCCCGCACCAAAAATTACAAAGCCGTCGTTTCAGTACGTGGCGATACCGGAATCGAACTTGCAAAGGAGCTAAAACCTCTGGCTATCCTTCTTGATATTCAACTCCCGGTTATGGATGGCTGGCAGGTGATGGAAGCCTTGAAATCCGATCCGGAAACCAAACCGATCCCTGTTCATATCATGTCTTCCATGAAATTTAAGCATGAAAGTTTATTGAAAGGAGCAGTTGATTTCATTAATAAACCTTTTGCCTTGGAGCAGATGCAGGAAGTTTTCAATACGCTGGAAGAAGCCATGAACCGCTCTCCGAAAAAGGTACTGATTGTTGAAGAAAACGAGCAGCACGCGAAAGCTTTGAGCTATTTTCTGAGTTCGAACAATATCAGCAACAATATCGCGACCAACGTAAACCAAAGTATCGACTCGCTAAAAAACCAAGAGGTTGACTGCGTAATTCTGGACATGGGTGTCCCGGACAAAAACGCCTACGAAACCCTGGAAACCATAAAACAGAACAAAGGCCTGGAAAAACTGCCGATTATCGTTTTCACCGGTAAAAATCTTTCTAAAGGCGAAGAAACCAGGATTAAGAAATATGCAGATTCTATCGTGGTGAAAACTGCACATTCATACCAGAGAATTCTGGATGAAGCCGGGCTTTTCCTGCATCTTGTTGAAGAGAAAAATAAAAAGAAAAAAGATCAGGCATCAAATGGACAGGATGGAGAACTTAGAAATATCCTGAAAGATAAAACGGTTCTTGTAGCGGATGATGATGTAAGGAACATTTTCTCACTTACCAAGGCTTTG
- a CDS encoding PLP-dependent cysteine synthase family protein gives MKYAENILETIGNTPLIKLNRVLGEDFPAMVLAKVETFNPGNSVKDRMALKMIEDAEKNGSLKPGGTIVEGTSGNTGMGLALAAIVKGYKCIFVTSDKQSKEKADVLKAMGAEVIICPSDVAPDDERSYYSVSKRLARETPNGWYVNQYDNLSNRQAHYESTAPEIWEQTEGRLTHFVVGAGTGGTITGCGKFFKEKNPDIKIIGVDTYGSILKHRLDTGETDLSLAHSYITEGIGEDIIPENYDFSVIDHFEKVTDKDGAIYARKLAKEEGIFCGYSAGSAIASLVQMKDQFTKDDIVVVLLHDHGSRYVAKIYNDDWMKEMGWL, from the coding sequence ATGAAATATGCTGAAAATATTCTCGAAACCATCGGGAATACGCCACTTATAAAGCTTAATAGAGTTTTGGGAGAAGATTTCCCGGCTATGGTTCTGGCAAAAGTAGAAACTTTCAATCCCGGAAATTCCGTAAAGGACAGGATGGCGCTGAAAATGATTGAAGACGCGGAAAAAAACGGCAGTCTGAAGCCTGGGGGAACCATCGTGGAAGGAACTTCCGGGAATACGGGAATGGGGCTTGCGCTCGCCGCAATCGTGAAAGGTTACAAATGTATTTTCGTGACCAGCGATAAGCAGTCCAAAGAAAAAGCCGATGTGCTGAAAGCTATGGGCGCTGAGGTTATCATTTGCCCAAGTGATGTTGCTCCCGACGATGAAAGGTCGTACTATTCCGTTTCAAAAAGATTGGCAAGAGAAACCCCAAACGGGTGGTATGTGAACCAATATGACAATCTTTCGAACAGACAGGCACACTACGAATCTACGGCTCCTGAAATTTGGGAACAGACTGAAGGCCGGTTGACGCATTTTGTGGTTGGTGCCGGAACCGGCGGGACGATTACCGGTTGCGGAAAATTCTTCAAGGAAAAAAATCCGGACATTAAAATCATCGGTGTGGATACTTACGGTTCAATCCTCAAACACAGGCTTGATACGGGTGAAACCGATCTGTCGCTGGCGCATTCTTACATCACCGAAGGCATTGGCGAAGATATCATTCCTGAAAATTATGATTTTTCCGTTATCGATCATTTTGAAAAAGTAACCGATAAAGACGGGGCTATTTATGCAAGAAAATTGGCTAAGGAAGAAGGGATATTCTGCGGATATTCTGCGGGCAGCGCGATTGCTTCCTTAGTGCAGATGAAGGATCAGTTTACCAAGGACGATATTGTCGTAGTGCTTCTGCACGACCATGGTTCACGTTATGTAGCTAAAATCTACAATGATGACTGGATGAAGGAAATGGGCTGGTTGTAA
- a CDS encoding hybrid sensor histidine kinase/response regulator: protein MILIVDDTPENIISLKKVLEKNGFEVDTASSGEEALKKILNRSYVLIILDVQMPGMDGFEVAETISGFSKAKETAIIFLSAASANVNLITRGYSSGGLDYISKPVDMNVLLLKVKTFYRIYEQSRALNKMQETLREEIEYRKEAERKKDEFISIASHELKTPMTSVKGYIQLLERSIEKNDIETTKARLSKVQNQIEKLNNLIADLLDISKIESGKLKLNKKHFQFDALVEDVLEILQQSHPDVTFIKKGSFEGKIYGDDIRIEQVILNFMTNALKYAPDSNEIHINSRREGDHAYFSVKDFGIGMAEENKDKVFNKFYRIEETSERFQGLGIGLYICKEIIELHQGEIGVNSQPGEGSEFYFTLPLNTEQDENI, encoded by the coding sequence ATGATATTAATCGTTGACGACACTCCCGAAAACATTATTTCTTTAAAAAAAGTACTGGAAAAAAACGGTTTTGAAGTTGACACCGCATCATCGGGAGAAGAGGCCTTAAAAAAAATTCTTAACAGATCCTATGTCCTTATCATTCTCGACGTTCAGATGCCGGGAATGGACGGTTTCGAGGTAGCTGAAACCATTTCCGGATTCAGCAAGGCAAAAGAAACTGCCATAATCTTCCTTTCCGCAGCCAGCGCCAATGTGAACCTGATTACGCGGGGTTACTCCTCCGGCGGGCTCGATTATATTTCCAAACCGGTAGATATGAACGTGCTGTTGCTTAAGGTGAAGACATTTTACAGAATCTACGAGCAGAGCAGAGCTTTGAACAAAATGCAGGAAACCCTTCGTGAGGAAATTGAATACAGAAAAGAAGCAGAACGTAAAAAGGATGAATTCATCAGTATTGCCAGCCACGAGCTGAAAACACCGATGACCAGCGTGAAGGGTTATATACAGTTACTGGAACGCAGCATCGAGAAAAATGATATTGAGACTACGAAAGCCCGGCTGAGCAAAGTTCAGAACCAGATTGAGAAGCTTAATAATTTAATCGCTGATTTACTGGATATTTCTAAAATTGAAAGCGGAAAATTAAAACTCAACAAAAAACATTTTCAGTTCGATGCCCTTGTTGAAGATGTTTTAGAAATTCTTCAGCAATCACATCCTGACGTGACATTCATAAAGAAAGGCAGCTTTGAAGGTAAAATTTACGGCGACGATATCCGGATTGAACAGGTGATTCTCAATTTTATGACTAATGCCCTGAAATATGCGCCGGACAGCAATGAAATCCATATCAATTCGAGAAGAGAGGGCGACCACGCTTATTTCTCTGTAAAGGATTTCGGAATCGGTATGGCCGAGGAAAATAAAGACAAAGTCTTCAACAAATTCTACCGCATCGAGGAAACTTCAGAGAGATTTCAGGGACTCGGGATAGGTTTGTACATCTGTAAAGAGATTATCGAGCTGCATCAGGGTGAAATCGGCGTAAATTCACAGCCCGGAGAAGGCTCGGAATTTTACTTCACACTACCTTTAAACACCGAACAGGACGAAAACATATAA
- a CDS encoding thioredoxin family protein — MKINTALLFLLVSAFVFAQETISFEKATFNHILSKAKKENKIIFLDAYAEWCGPCKLMEKNIFPKDEVKQFYNANFINARIDMEKGEGRDIQKKYGVYSYPTYLFLNGDGEVVYKGMGYLEAPDFLQLGSQAKMIGEGGGGKERFEKGETDPEFLLNTAKLNANIDPEFAKKVSERYFQVRKKKAFTQDELAMLFYFLRSENDPNYKVFVNEKPEILNLLPESSYNQFHTQIKLNTIAENAVDKSKKTINEAKFLDDASKLMSVEDAENYLKILKLNAYRSLENWSGYEKAALENYKNGDGFDAKELMTAAFVFAEKISNPTSLKQAVIWTEKALQQGETPDGNYILARLHLKSGNKEAAKKYATQAVKLAKEKGMDASVPEKLLLEIK; from the coding sequence ATGAAAATTAATACGGCTCTCCTCTTTCTTCTGGTTTCGGCGTTCGTCTTTGCCCAGGAAACCATAAGTTTCGAAAAAGCAACTTTCAACCATATACTTTCCAAAGCTAAAAAAGAAAATAAAATAATCTTCCTTGATGCTTATGCAGAGTGGTGCGGCCCCTGTAAACTGATGGAAAAAAACATATTTCCAAAGGATGAAGTGAAACAATTCTACAATGCCAATTTCATCAATGCCAGAATAGATATGGAAAAAGGCGAGGGCAGGGATATTCAGAAGAAATATGGGGTGTATTCGTACCCAACTTATCTTTTTTTAAATGGCGATGGGGAAGTGGTTTACAAAGGAATGGGTTATCTGGAAGCTCCCGATTTTCTGCAGCTCGGAAGCCAGGCCAAGATGATTGGCGAAGGGGGCGGTGGAAAAGAGCGTTTTGAAAAAGGTGAAACCGACCCGGAATTTCTCCTGAATACGGCAAAACTTAACGCCAATATCGATCCGGAATTTGCCAAAAAGGTTTCTGAAAGATATTTCCAGGTGAGGAAAAAGAAGGCGTTTACGCAGGACGAGCTGGCGATGCTTTTTTATTTTCTGCGTTCTGAAAATGACCCCAACTACAAGGTTTTTGTGAATGAAAAACCTGAAATCCTCAACCTTCTGCCGGAAAGTTCCTACAACCAGTTCCACACTCAGATCAAACTGAATACCATCGCAGAAAATGCGGTAGATAAGAGTAAAAAGACCATCAATGAGGCTAAGTTTCTTGATGATGCTTCTAAACTGATGAGCGTGGAAGATGCTGAAAATTACCTCAAGATTTTAAAGTTAAATGCCTACCGTTCTCTTGAAAACTGGTCCGGTTACGAAAAAGCTGCACTCGAAAACTATAAGAACGGCGACGGCTTCGATGCCAAAGAGCTGATGACTGCCGCATTTGTATTTGCTGAAAAAATTTCAAACCCCACATCGCTGAAGCAGGCGGTCATTTGGACGGAAAAGGCTCTTCAGCAGGGAGAAACACCTGATGGGAATTATATTCTTGCCAGGCTTCATCTGAAATCCGGAAATAAAGAGGCTGCAAAAAAATATGCGACACAGGCTGTAAAGTTGGCAAAGGAAAAAGGTATGGATGCTTCAGTACCTGAAAAACTTCTTCTAGAAATAAAGTAA